The Xiphias gladius isolate SHS-SW01 ecotype Sanya breed wild unplaced genomic scaffold, ASM1685928v1 HiC_scaffold_1160, whole genome shotgun sequence genome contains a region encoding:
- the LOC120787153 gene encoding arrestin domain-containing protein 3-like → MANNQSLLGKVCLTQQRLAAAGEAAKLKAGTHVYPFTCQLPQGDFPSTFHGVHGKIVYNMTVGICRPSHMSKDFVTEFKFVKHIDTNQPELRAPLSGSNQMTLCRVWCASRPITMAVSVEKKAFIPGESVKIICKFSNASSRTATPEVKLQQKQIFYTKDKVNKHKVIKCLALVTGEPISAHTSDVHTEIMLSIRASASLTISNCSLLVVEYFIEVSLSSCAFHDLTVVFPIILCDSPVSTHPRLVLIS, encoded by the exons GCGGCAAAACTCAAGGCTGGCACGCATGTGTATCCATTTACATGTCAGCTCCCACAGGG AGACTTCCCATCCACCTTCCATGGGGTTCATGGAAAAATAGTATACAACATGACAGTGGGCATCTGCAGACCATCGCATATGTCGAAAGACTTTGTGACAGAGTTCAAATTTGTAAAGCACATTGATACCAACCAGCCAGAGCTGCGT GCTCCTCTCTCAGGATCCAACCAAATGACACTGTGCCGCGTGTGGTGTGCCTCGCGTCCTATTACAATGGCAGTCAGTGTGGAGAAGAAGGCCTTCATTCCTG GCGAGAgtgtgaaaataatttgcaaGTTTAGTAATGCTTCATCTCGAACAGCTACTCCGGaggtgaagctgcagcagaagcagaTATTCTACACCAAGGACAAGGTCAACAAGCACAAAGTTATCAAGTGCTTGGCATTGGTGACTGGAGAGCCCATCAGCGCTCACACCTCTGACGTTCACACTGAGATCATGCTCTCTATTCGCGCGTCTGCATCGCTCACCATCTCTAACTGCAGCCTCCTGGTCGTGGAATATTTTATTGAG gtGAGCCTCAGCTCATGCGCTTTCCATGACCTCACAGTTGTGTTTCCCATCATCCTGTGTGATAGCCCTGTATCCACTCATCCCCGACTTGTGTTAATATCCTGA